The following coding sequences lie in one Arachis stenosperma cultivar V10309 chromosome 5, arast.V10309.gnm1.PFL2, whole genome shotgun sequence genomic window:
- the LOC130981600 gene encoding lysine histidine transporter-like 5 — protein sequence MEQTVQENAGENEGNNANANNDERGSRDAKWWCSTFHNVTAMVGAGVLGLPFAISQLGWIPGVTAIMLSWLVTFYTLWQLVEMHEMVAGRRFDRYYELGEHMLGPKLGFWLVMVQQLTVQIASTIVYCVTGGKSLKKFFDLLVPGWSGVRQTFYILFFILLQFLLSQTPNFNKLKLVSMLAALMSVCYSTVAVVTSIIIGVRHHPSHYGVRSDTVAGMTFDVFTALGTIAFAFAGHSVVLEIQATLPSTEEVPSKKPMWRGVVSAYLIVILCYMAVAVSGYWAFGSAVEDDVLISLEHPAWVIAVANLMVFVHVIGSFQVFAMPVFDTIESLLVRKYNFAPSRTLRLVSRSLFVALVGFIALCVPFFGGLLGFFGGLAFTSTSYIIPGVLWLAAPKPKHYSKVHSYVSVVCITIGLFIAITAPIGGVRTIILSIKTYTFFS from the exons ATGGAACAAACGGTTCAGGAGAATGCGGGTGAGAACGAAGGAAACAATGCTAATGCTAATAATGATGAAAGGGGTTCTAGGGACGCAAAATGGTGGTGTTCGACTTTCCACAATGTGACTGCCATGGTTGGCGCTGGAGTCCTTGGCTTGCCATTTGCTATATCCCAGCTTGGATG GATTCCAGGTGTAACAGCAATCATGTTGTCATGGCTTGTGACATTCTATACACTGTGGCAACTGGTGGAGATGCATGAAATGGTTGCGGGGAGGAGATTTGATCGATACTATGAATTGGGAGAGCACATGCTTGGGCCTAAGCTGGGATTCTGGTTGGTGATGGTGCAACAGCTGACCGTACAGATTGCGTCCACCATCGTGTATTGCGTGACCGGCGGCAAGTCACTGAAGAAGTTCTTCGATCTCTTGGTTCCCGGCTGGAGTGGCGTCCGTCAGACATTCTACATCCTCTTCTTTATCCTCCTCCAGTTTCTGCTCTCACAGACTCCTAACTTCAATAAGCTTAAACTAGTTTCCATGCTCGCTGCCCTCATGTCTGTCTG TTACTCGACGGTAGCAGTGGTGACGTCAATAATAATAGGGGTGCGTCATCATCCTAGTCATTATGGAGTTCGATCTGACACCGTTGCGGGAATGACATTTGATGTGTTCACAGCGCTTGGGACCATAGCATTTGCGTTTGCGGGGCACAGCGTGGTGTTAGAGATCCAGGCGACGCTGCCGTCAACGGAGGAAGTACCGTCGAAGAAACCAATGTGGCGAGGCGTGGTGTCTGCATACTTGATAGTTATTTTGTGCTATATGGCAGTAGCAGTGTCTGGGTATTGGGCCTTCGGAAGTGCCGTTGAAGACGATGTCCTCATCTCACTTGAGCACCCCGCCTGGGTCATTGCCGTTGCTAATTTAATGGTCTTCGTTCATGTCATAGGCAGCTTCCAG GTTTTTGCTATGCCCGTTTTTGATACCATTGAGTCGCTCCTCGTACGAAAGTACAACTTCGCTCCCTCCAGGACTCTTCGCCTCGTTTCTCGAAGCCTTTTCGTCG CTCTTGTGGGGTTTATTGCCTTATGTGTTCCATTTTTTGGAGGATTGTTAGGCTTCTTTGGAGGACTCGCATTTACATCAACATCATATATT ATTCCGGGTGTATTGTGGCTTGCTGCCCCAAAACCAAAGCACTATAGCAAGGTCCATTCTTATGTATCAGTG